TGCGATAACGGTTCCATCGGCTTCTGCCGGAACAGCGGGAGAAACGATGTTCACGCGTTTGACATTGAGCGCCAGGGCTTGATGGCGTGCATAGAGCAACATTCCTCCTGCGGTAATGCACGCCGCTATGAAAACAATTGTCGTCATGCCGCCGACTTGCGTCAATGCTTCGGCGGGGCCGAAAAATTGAAGTTTCTGTCCGGCATGGCCCACGATGCGGAATACAATATGCGTTGCGAAAAACAGCAGGACGAACATACTCCAAGAATACCCGGCAAATGTCATTGTTCGCGCAAGAATGGGCATGCCATGCTTGCCGAGCCATGCTCCGATGCCCGGTCCAAGGATGAGTAAAAACAAGATAAGCCAAAGACAAACCGCCACAACCGGTCCGACATGGATGATATGGCGGGCCGCGGTTAAAAAGTAGACGTTGAGGCACGCAAGGGCGACAACGACAGAGAGAACAAGGGTTGCAAAGCTCAAAATGTGTCCCCATGGGTTGGAGGTCAAAGGAACTGATCGGATATAATAAAGCAGGACTTCGGCCTTGGCGAGACCTGTCGATGAAGATGATAGGATTAATGGAGAGAATGTCTAGGAAAGGCAGGGAAGCTCAAATGTGAAACATGCTCCTTGGCCTGGTTGGGATTCGACGGTGATGGAGCCATGGTAGTGCTCGATGATATTACGGCAAATGGCGAGCCCCATACCAGTTCCTTTGGGTTGGGTGCCAAGTGTGTTGGATTCAACCTGATAAAATTTATCGAAGATACGGTCCAGGTCGGGTTTGGGGATGCCGGGGCCGGTATCAGACACACTGATACGCAACCGATTTGCTCGTAGTCTCGCCGCAATTCGAACTTCACCTTCGTCGGTGAACTTGAGCGCATTTCCAAGAAGGTTGGTCAACACCTGGGTAACACGATCGGGATCAGCTCGGACGTTGGGAAGCGACTCATTAATGTCCACAATGAGATCGAGTTTTGGCTTTTCGAGAAAAGCGCTTCGGAATGAATCCGCAACATCGGAAATGAGTGCGTAAATATTGATGTTGACGTCGTTCCATTTGGCTGCCCCCGATTCTATTTTGGAGAGATCAAGGAAATCGTTGATGAGCCTGGTTAATCGTTCACCTTCGCGCAATATGATATCGAGATTGGAACTGATTTGTTCCCCTTTGCGCTGAAGGCGATCAGAATTTGCCAACTCTTTGAAGTATCTAATGAAGTCTCTGCGAATCAACTTGGCAAACCCCATGACTGATGTCAGCGGTGTTCGCAGATCGTGTGAAACTGTGTTGAGTAATGCCGATTTGAGGCGGTCGATTTCTAAGAGACGACGATTTGCCTCGCGGAGTTCTCGCGTTCGGCTTTGCACCCGTTGTTCCAGCTCTTCTCGTACCTGCATGAGTTCGTCGCGCGTCTGCTTGATTTCGCTGATATCGACAAAGGCTTCCAGGAGGATATCTTCATCTTCAATCTGGACCGGAATGACGCTCTTGATGATGTGAATAACATGTCCATCCCGGGCAATGAGTGTTCGTTCCGCGAGGTCGGAGGATTGATGGTTATCGGCGACAGGGCTGTCACTGGACGAGGACGGACACAATGTTTCGTGGCAGTATTTCCCAATAAGTTCTTGTTCGTTGTCATACCCCATAATGTTGAGCGCTGCGGTGTTGGCGTGGAGAATGCTTTTTTGCTTGGAAATAAAGAGTACACCGAACGGGACAGCGTCGAGAATGTATTGAAGCCGTTCGCGCGATCGCTCCAGATGGTCAGAGTAGCGTTTGAGCTGACCGTGGAGTAGCGCGTTATGGATCGCGTTGGCGTAGACCAATACAATGGATTCGAGAAAAGTTTTGCTTTCATCGAAGTCGTAGGGAGAACGGAACCCAAACCCCAGAACGCCACCGATGGATTCACCAAACGGAATAGGAAAAATAGCCAACGAGGTGATGCCAGGAAGAAGCGTTTGCAAGTCGGAGTGAGTTGAATTCTCATGAAGATAGCGAAAATATACCGGTTCTTGGTCAATATCGAGAAATGGACTCAGCGCATGGGGAACTTTCGGGTTGGAGAGAGCTAATTGTAGCGTTGGATTGGATGGAGCGTGATTTTTTTCTAGGCAGAGAACGCCATTTTTCACGAGGAATAGGAATGCCAAATCCGGATTGATGGCCGCAACGATTTCTCCAAATCCACCGTCCATGACCTGAAACATCGCAAGACTGGAGCCGACACGAACGCTCAACGCGTTGATGGAGAGGAGTTCGTTGACGCGTCGTTCCAACATTTCCTGCATGTGCTTGCGCTGGGTAATGTCGCGGCCGACGGCCATCATGGCGGTAACATGGTTCTCTTTATCAAGCAGAGCGCGGTTCGACCATGCCAACCAACGCCACCCATTCAGCGTTTGGGCTCGTTGTTCGACATAGGTATGATGTGGGGCAGAGAAAACCGTTTTTATGGAACGAGAAACTTCTTGCTGATCGTCCTTGTGGATGAGAGCCAAAAATTGGCGACCAAGTAATTGAGATTGAGATTTTCCGAAAAGCCGGCAAAATGAAGGGTTGGCGTACTGTATTTCGCCTCGAAGATTTATTTTAACAACCAGCTCTGTCTGATGCTCGACAAGCTGACGATAAAGTCCTTTGTCGTCGGTGTCTCCAACAGGACATCGCGACACCGATTCGGGCTGGGATTCTTGCAAAAGCAATCTCAACCTTCGGTTTTCTTCGAGAAGCTCCAGCATGCTTTTCTCGTTATCGCCTGTCATCAAGGAGAAACTCCGAAAGTTGTAGTCCTATATATTCTTTAGCAAGATGTAGCACGCTCACTGCACAACGACAAGTGTCCATTCAGGGGGCATGTATTGAGAATCGTTTGTATAATGTGGCTCAATTATTCAAAGAATTGATGCTGTGTGTTTTGTTCAAGAAGCCCTTTCTCGGATGATCTCGTAGCGAAAGCAGTCTACAAGGTGGTCGTTGATGACACCAATGGCTTGAAGGTGGGCATATAATGTTGTGGAGCCGACAAAGCCAAAACCACGTTTTTTCATGTCTTTGCTTATTGTATCGGATAAGGACGATATTGTAGGAACATCTTCATGATTTTTCCACTCGTTATGCAGCGTGCGCCCATCGGTAAATGACCAGATGTAGTGGTCGAAAGAGCCAAATGTTTCCTGAAGAGCGAGAAACGCACGAGCATTTTTGACTGTGGCTTCCAATTTGCGCCGATTTCGGACAAGTCCAGGATTGGCGAGGAGAGTTTCGATCTCTGCGGCTCCATAGTTTGCGACAATCAGTGGATCGAAATTCGCAAAAGCCTTCCGATAGTGCTCACGTTTGCGAAGAATCGTCAGCCAGGACAAGCCTGCCTGGGAACACTCAAGAACAAGAAATTCGAAATGTCGGCGTTCATCGTGAACGGGCACCCCCCATTCGACATCGTGGTACTCAATTTCCTCAGGAGATCGAAGAGCCCAGAGGCAACGGTGGATTTCAGGTTTTGCGTCTGACATAGTGTTTCACTTATCCAATTTTTTTAGTTCGTTGACGATGGCACCAAGATCAGGCCGTGTATTGATATCGCTTACGATGATAGACCGAATGACACCAGACTTGTCGATGATAAATATGGAGCGTTCTGCCACGCCGTCTGAACGCAATACGCCGTATTTCTCCGCGGTCTCTCCATGAGGCCAGAAATCCGACGCTACCGGGAACCATAAATTACCCATTTGTTTGATCCAGGCAAATTGGCTGGGGGTATTGTCGGTTGTAATGCCAATGACTTGTGCGTCATATTGATCGAAGTACTTTTTGGCGAGATTGTAGCCTGGCCACTGGTCCGAACATACTGGAGTGAATGCCGCTGGGACAAAGCTGAGAACGACATTCTTTTTCCCAAGGAATTGTGAGAGGCTAACACTGTTTCCATCAACGGTCGGGAGGTCGAAATCCGGGGCTTTGTCCCCCTTTGCGACGTTCAATGTGGAATCTATCGGTTTGAGGTGCCCTGGATTATATATCTGATCGCGAGAAACTTCTGCGAACACCGGGCCGGCACAACAACTTGACAGTACCAAAATTGTGAATAAGGCACGGATCATACCACCTCCTTTGCAATGTAAACGCAATATAAAGCGTTTCTTGGGTTGACGTACATTGTATCATTCCAATGGGTTCCCATTGGTATACTCATCACGTTCAATGACGAGAGAGAATGCGTTACGTTTTGGATTTATTTTTTAAGGTCAGTTTCTGCAAGGATGTCGTCAAGGAATTCTTTGGGATCAGGGAAAACTCCATCATGTTCATAGAGGATTGCTCCTCGATTTTTTCCGTTTCGCATGTCGATAAGGAAAAAATGCGGGGTGCCGTGTTCACCTGTTGCTGTATATGCGGTGAAGTCTTCATCGGAGATCAACGGAAAATCTATTTTGTATTCATCACGAAAGATGCCGACTTCAAAGTCGGAATTCCCGGCGCCAATTCCAACAACACCAAATTTATCGGCGTATGAAGATTGATGAAGCATTTTCATAAATTCATTCATAATCGGAGCTTGGCGCTGACAATGAGGACAGTACATACTGAAAATCTCTACGATCAGGAAGTCGGTTTTCACATCATACGGTGAAAATGCTTTTGTCGTTTGAGGGATACCGAGCGTTTGCGCCTGTTGCGCAGAGAACTCGCTATTGAGACGAAAATCAGGAAACATGGTGGCACGAGCTGAAACTGCAAAAAATAAAATAAATACCACCACAAAGAAGGGGGAAGAGAGAAAACGCGGCATGGAGGTACTCCAAAAAAGCTTGGGTTGACGTCCTATGAATAAAAACCGACGGTAAAGGAATGGAATAATGATTTTATATACGAGTATCGACGGAATTTATCCACAAAAAATGACAACGATAATTCTTCTCTATTTTTGCGTTTATCAATTCCATTGAAATATAAAGAGTATGAGAAAAAGAGCGGGTCGACTTTGACTTGATTGAGGGAAGTCGATATTATCATGAATTCAGTACTTGTTATTTACAATACAGTAGAAGTTTTTACAGCCATCAGAGTTTTATGGTGGATGGAGTTTTCATGGGTTCACTGCTCGTCGTCGACGATTCCCTCTTTCAACGCATGCTCCTCGGTAAGATTGCCGAAGAATGCGGATTTGTCGTGACACAAGCCAAAACCGGTAAGGAATGCCTGGAAAGTGTGGCGAAAGCCATGCCGGATGCCATGTTGCTTGATCTCAATATGCCCGACATGAGTGGGTTTGAAGTGCTGCGTTCTCTCCACGAGGCAGAGACGTTGCCCAAAACCGTTGTTATCACTGCCGATATTCAAAAAAGTTCTCGGGAACGATGTGAAGCATATGATCTCGCTGGAATGCTGAACAAGCCCGTCGACGAAGACCAGCTGCGCGGGATTTTGGCTTCACTGCTTAAAGGCGCATGATGTACGAGAACAGCCCTATCAATGCCGATCAGCTCGATGTTTTACAAGAATTGGTCAATATTGGAGTTGGTCGCGCCGCCGGTGTGCTCAATCAAATGACTCGGGCTCATGTACATCTCGATGCGCCCGAAGCACATGTTTTGACTCCCTTGCAAGCGCCGAATCATACATTGCTTGGTCTGAACGATCGGATTGCATCGGTACGATTATCGTTTGGCGGAAGTTTTTCCGGTACGGCCGCGTTGGTTTTCCCTCCTGATAGTGCTATGAATCTGGTTGCCATTATCGCCGGAGGCGACCCCATGGCGATGGACATGGATTCGTTACGCATTGGAGCCTTACAAGAAGTCGGCAATATTGTTCTCAATGGCGTCATGGGATCGATTTCCAACGCTATTGGTGACCATCTCGATTATTTACCACCGGATTATTTTGAAGACACGTTGCAGAATCTCTTTCAAGAGTACAACGACAACAAAAGTCTGGTTATTTATATCCGTATAAGCTTTACTGTGGAAGGACACCTTATCCAAGGGGACCTCATTATCCTCTTTCAGGTGGGCACGTTTGACCGCCTTCTTGACGGCCTTGAGCGCCTTCTGACCAATATGAGGATGTTATAATAGTGTCTTCCTTCATATAGTCGTATCATGGACATCCCCAGCGACGTCTATGACGTTTTCATCAGGAGCTGTTTTGAACAGCTTGCCGATATCGAAACACGTATTCTCGATCTTGAACAGAATACGGATGATACCGCTGGAGCCGCTTCGTTATGGGATGCTATTATTCGGCCGGCGCATTCCATCAAGGCCGATGCCGCATCCATTGGGCTGAATGCTCTCGTTGACCTCGCCCATGCCATGGAATCAGCGATTATTCGTTGTCGCGATAATCATGAACCGCTTTCACGGCAAACAGCCGATATTCTACTCTCTCATTTCGATCGACTTCGTCATTTGATTCGTACTGGCAAAGACGACCCAAATGCCGACGTTTCGGACGATGTCCTTTGCCTCAACAAAATAGGGGTGTTCGATGACTTCCGTGATGAGGAGTTGACGAAGCAAGCGGAAGAGCCAATTGTTGACCAAGGCAATCAGCGTATCGACTGGATGCATGTACCGGCTGAGAAAATGGATATTCTGGTCGATTATGTCGGTGAAATGCTTGTTTTAAATTCACGCCTGGGTGGCTTGGCGAATCAAGCCGGTCTTGCTGACCTTTCCATCGTTGCGGAGCAAATTGAATCTCTTGGTGGTGTGATTCGTGATCAGGTCATGGACATACGCCTTATGCCGGTAGGGACGGTGTTCTCGCGTTTTCGACGAATGGTGAGAGATCTTGCCTCCCGTTTAGGAAAACGTGTTCAACTTGAGATGGTTGGAGAAGACACCGAGCTTGATAAGACTGTCATTGAGCAAGTGTGTCCTCTTCTTGCTCATCTCCTTCGCAATGCCGTCGACCACGGCATTGAAGAGCCTAATAAACGCTTGGCGGCCGGTAAATCCGAAGTTGGTACGATACACTTACAAACGGCCCAAGAAGGTGGCGATGTCGTTCTTACTGTGTCCGATGATGGCGCAGGGGTCGATATGGAGGCGTTGGCCCAAAAAGCTATTATGCTTGGCCATAGTTTGCCCGCGCAACAGGATTCCGACGGAATGGATTTGGTCAACCTTATGTTTTTACCCGGTGTCACGCAAAGCGTGGTCGCGAACGATGTTTCGGGCCGTGGTATGGGAATGAGCGCTGTTATGCAAACCGTGCACAATTTGCGTGGAAGCATCACTGTCAACACCACCCCTGGGAAAGGGGTTGTGTTCACCTTGCGCATACCGTTGTCCATGACCTTGTTTCTCGGGCTTGAAGTGCAATGTGCTGATTCCAGATTTCTGTTGCACATGGAAAGTATTATTGAATGCTGGGAAATTTTCGGGAAGGACTTTGATGAAAATAGGGGAAGCATCTTTAATTATCGAGGGACGGCGCTTCCTCTTGTCTCGTTGCGGCGTTTTTTTCAACTTGATGGAGAGGCGCTCCAACCAAACCAGGTTGTTATTGTCGAAGCGGCAGACTCACGCTACGCCGTCGTGGTTGATAGCATTATCGGGCAAAAAAAAGCAGTGTTTCAAAAGTTATCTCCTGCCCTTGGTCGAGTGGATGGAGTGTCGGGGATGTCGCTTACCGGAGATGGAAACATTGCTCTTATCCTCGACATTGCCCGCATTGCTGAGATCGTTGCCGGTCCTTCGACAAAGACGCATGACAGGTGAAGAATATCATGGATGTTCAGTGTCCTTTCCCGCCATTTTATCAGGCGCCCGTCTTGAATCAATTACCGGTGGGCGTTGCTGTTATTGATAGCGAGTATACGGTGCTTTTTTTTAATAAGTGCCTCTCCTCCTGGACGGGGTATGCATACGGTGAGGTCGTCGGTAAAAATATTCGCGACCTTTTTCCTCACCTGCATGACGGGTATCTTGCTGCTCGTTTTGAAACCGTATTTCAAGGCGGTCCCCCCGCTATTTTTTCGGCGCAGATTCATGGAAGTCTTTTTCCTTCTCGAGAGAAGCAACCCCGAGATCGCTTACAGCATGTGACGGTGAGTGGGCTACGCCGCGATGATGACTATCTTGCCATGATTTGTGTGGAAGATGTCACAGAAGTGTATCGCCGACTCAAAGCGTATTCGGAAATGCGTGATCGAGCAGTACGTGAATTGGGTGAGCGTCGCCGGGCGGAGCAAGCGTTGCGTGAAAGTGAGGAAAAGCTGCGTATTTTAGCAACGATCGACGACTTGACCGGGCTGTTGAACCGCCGCCAATTCATCGAATTGGCGGCGCGTGCCTTGAAACAATCAAGGCGGTATGGGCATGCGTTGTCGCTGATGATTATTGACGTGGACCATTTCAAAGAGATCAATGACACGTATGGTCATCAGACTGGTGATGATGCCTTGTCGGGGTTGGCCCGTGTCTTTCAAGAGACTTTTCGTCAGGTTGACGTGATTGGCCGCATTGGTGGAGAAGAATTTGCCTGTGCCTTGCCTGAAACAAATTTAAATGGCGCGATTTGTGTTGCAGAGCGTTTGCGCGCATCCATTGTGGATCTCCCGTTGTTGACGGTGAAAGGTTCTCTTTCCGTTACGATCAGTATTGGTGTGGCCGAGCTGGATGATGCTGATGAGAATTTTGAAGCGTTGTATAGT
This genomic window from Desulfovibrio inopinatus DSM 10711 contains:
- a CDS encoding DNA-3-methyladenine glycosylase I; amino-acid sequence: MSDAKPEIHRCLWALRSPEEIEYHDVEWGVPVHDERRHFEFLVLECSQAGLSWLTILRKREHYRKAFANFDPLIVANYGAAEIETLLANPGLVRNRRKLEATVKNARAFLALQETFGSFDHYIWSFTDGRTLHNEWKNHEDVPTISSLSDTISKDMKKRGFGFVGSTTLYAHLQAIGVINDHLVDCFRYEIIRERAS
- a CDS encoding chemotaxis protein CheA — encoded protein: MDIPSDVYDVFIRSCFEQLADIETRILDLEQNTDDTAGAASLWDAIIRPAHSIKADAASIGLNALVDLAHAMESAIIRCRDNHEPLSRQTADILLSHFDRLRHLIRTGKDDPNADVSDDVLCLNKIGVFDDFRDEELTKQAEEPIVDQGNQRIDWMHVPAEKMDILVDYVGEMLVLNSRLGGLANQAGLADLSIVAEQIESLGGVIRDQVMDIRLMPVGTVFSRFRRMVRDLASRLGKRVQLEMVGEDTELDKTVIEQVCPLLAHLLRNAVDHGIEEPNKRLAAGKSEVGTIHLQTAQEGGDVVLTVSDDGAGVDMEALAQKAIMLGHSLPAQQDSDGMDLVNLMFLPGVTQSVVANDVSGRGMGMSAVMQTVHNLRGSITVNTTPGKGVVFTLRIPLSMTLFLGLEVQCADSRFLLHMESIIECWEIFGKDFDENRGSIFNYRGTALPLVSLRRFFQLDGEALQPNQVVIVEAADSRYAVVVDSIIGQKKAVFQKLSPALGRVDGVSGMSLTGDGNIALILDIARIAEIVAGPSTKTHDR
- a CDS encoding response regulator, translating into MGSLLVVDDSLFQRMLLGKIAEECGFVVTQAKTGKECLESVAKAMPDAMLLDLNMPDMSGFEVLRSLHEAETLPKTVVITADIQKSSRERCEAYDLAGMLNKPVDEDQLRGILASLLKGA
- a CDS encoding sensor domain-containing diguanylate cyclase — protein: MDVQCPFPPFYQAPVLNQLPVGVAVIDSEYTVLFFNKCLSSWTGYAYGEVVGKNIRDLFPHLHDGYLAARFETVFQGGPPAIFSAQIHGSLFPSREKQPRDRLQHVTVSGLRRDDDYLAMICVEDVTEVYRRLKAYSEMRDRAVRELGERRRAEQALRESEEKLRILATIDDLTGLLNRRQFIELAARALKQSRRYGHALSLMIIDVDHFKEINDTYGHQTGDDALSGLARVFQETFRQVDVIGRIGGEEFACALPETNLNGAICVAERLRASIVDLPLLTVKGSLSVTISIGVAELDDADENFEALYSRSDRALYKAKNNGRNRVESDEYESPRMSDGT
- a CDS encoding peroxiredoxin, with the translated sequence MIRALFTILVLSSCCAGPVFAEVSRDQIYNPGHLKPIDSTLNVAKGDKAPDFDLPTVDGNSVSLSQFLGKKNVVLSFVPAAFTPVCSDQWPGYNLAKKYFDQYDAQVIGITTDNTPSQFAWIKQMGNLWFPVASDFWPHGETAEKYGVLRSDGVAERSIFIIDKSGVIRSIIVSDINTRPDLGAIVNELKKLDK
- a CDS encoding peroxiredoxin family protein, which codes for MPRFLSSPFFVVVFILFFAVSARATMFPDFRLNSEFSAQQAQTLGIPQTTKAFSPYDVKTDFLIVEIFSMYCPHCQRQAPIMNEFMKMLHQSSYADKFGVVGIGAGNSDFEVGIFRDEYKIDFPLISDEDFTAYTATGEHGTPHFFLIDMRNGKNRGAILYEHDGVFPDPKEFLDDILAETDLKK
- a CDS encoding ATP-binding protein, producing MLELLEENRRLRLLLQESQPESVSRCPVGDTDDKGLYRQLVEHQTELVVKINLRGEIQYANPSFCRLFGKSQSQLLGRQFLALIHKDDQQEVSRSIKTVFSAPHHTYVEQRAQTLNGWRWLAWSNRALLDKENHVTAMMAVGRDITQRKHMQEMLERRVNELLSINALSVRVGSSLAMFQVMDGGFGEIVAAINPDLAFLFLVKNGVLCLEKNHAPSNPTLQLALSNPKVPHALSPFLDIDQEPVYFRYLHENSTHSDLQTLLPGITSLAIFPIPFGESIGGVLGFGFRSPYDFDESKTFLESIVLVYANAIHNALLHGQLKRYSDHLERSRERLQYILDAVPFGVLFISKQKSILHANTAALNIMGYDNEQELIGKYCHETLCPSSSSDSPVADNHQSSDLAERTLIARDGHVIHIIKSVIPVQIEDEDILLEAFVDISEIKQTRDELMQVREELEQRVQSRTRELREANRRLLEIDRLKSALLNTVSHDLRTPLTSVMGFAKLIRRDFIRYFKELANSDRLQRKGEQISSNLDIILREGERLTRLINDFLDLSKIESGAAKWNDVNINIYALISDVADSFRSAFLEKPKLDLIVDINESLPNVRADPDRVTQVLTNLLGNALKFTDEGEVRIAARLRANRLRISVSDTGPGIPKPDLDRIFDKFYQVESNTLGTQPKGTGMGLAICRNIIEHYHGSITVESQPGQGACFTFELPCLS